In one Mucilaginibacter ginsenosidivorax genomic region, the following are encoded:
- a CDS encoding RNA polymerase sigma-70 factor translates to MKKVQEVDVGVVIAVREGNETAFRKVYDTYSARLYSFAYRFLKNPELCEEVVQETMISLWITRARLNEAYPLGAYLYTITRRLSLNMLRHLATSQMAFDQVSRSALVFHNETEDTIIFSDLSCAANAIVTQLPAKQQEAFRLSRYQGLSHKQIAERMNLSENTIQNHISAALKKLQARFRESDIFFFIFLFFLR, encoded by the coding sequence AAAAAAGTCCAGGAAGTTGATGTGGGCGTAGTTATTGCCGTTCGCGAAGGGAATGAAACGGCATTCCGTAAGGTTTATGACACCTACAGTGCACGGTTGTATAGTTTTGCCTATCGGTTCCTTAAAAATCCGGAGCTGTGCGAAGAAGTAGTACAGGAAACGATGATTTCGCTGTGGATAACCCGCGCGCGGTTAAATGAAGCTTATCCATTAGGTGCCTATTTATATACCATTACCCGCAGGCTATCGTTAAACATGCTCCGTCATCTGGCAACCTCGCAAATGGCTTTTGACCAGGTTAGCCGGTCAGCGCTGGTTTTTCATAATGAAACGGAAGACACCATTATTTTCAGCGACCTTTCCTGTGCCGCCAATGCCATAGTAACCCAATTGCCCGCTAAACAACAGGAAGCCTTTCGTCTGAGCAGGTACCAGGGTTTGTCCCATAAACAGATAGCGGAACGGATGAACCTGTCTGAAAACACGATTCAGAATCACATCAGTGCTGCACTCAAAAAGTTGCAGGCCCGGTTCAGGGAGTCTGATATTTTCTTCTTTATATTCCTTTTCTTTTTGCGGTAG
- a CDS encoding FecR family protein, producing the protein MDDIYVLTLLKKFIENYITEQEYAELKIIVINPAYEAVIKKFMDSVWEDPGNLVLFTKLRSDAVYEQILASKQFIAAKNVDKRSLWHRPYYWKSIAASVLLIAALTKTTQKLFFSSPAVVAYSEYRTLAGERLKINLPDGSEVWLNAGSQIRFPKNFEGHSRDVQLDGEAFFDVLHDEKKPFKVFTGKVSTQVLGTAFNISTYKPQVIEVTVTRGMVSVQHEGRQLGMLSRNKQLDFNTVSKIAEQHVVDAGAYTAWTNGELVLNDVTMEEAAIRISRWFNVKIIFKNPGLKKCRLVATFPGNVKFTQVMSIISRLNNFTYQVTDKNVYLSGNGCK; encoded by the coding sequence ATGGATGATATCTATGTTTTAACGCTGTTGAAAAAATTTATTGAAAACTATATAACCGAACAGGAATATGCGGAATTGAAGATCATCGTCATCAACCCGGCGTATGAGGCTGTTATTAAAAAGTTTATGGATTCTGTATGGGAAGATCCCGGTAACCTGGTTTTGTTTACAAAACTCCGGTCGGATGCGGTTTATGAGCAGATTCTTGCCAGTAAGCAATTCATCGCTGCAAAGAATGTCGATAAAAGGTCCTTATGGCACAGGCCTTATTATTGGAAAAGTATAGCTGCATCAGTTTTATTAATTGCCGCGCTAACCAAAACTACGCAAAAACTGTTTTTCAGCAGCCCTGCAGTCGTAGCGTATTCTGAATATAGAACGTTAGCCGGTGAGCGCCTGAAAATCAATTTGCCGGATGGATCTGAAGTCTGGCTTAATGCCGGCAGCCAGATCCGCTTCCCTAAAAACTTTGAAGGTCATAGCCGTGATGTACAACTGGATGGCGAAGCCTTTTTCGATGTACTGCACGACGAAAAAAAGCCTTTTAAAGTGTTTACCGGTAAAGTAAGTACACAGGTTTTGGGTACTGCATTCAATATCTCCACCTATAAACCCCAGGTGATTGAAGTTACAGTGACAAGAGGAATGGTCAGCGTGCAGCATGAAGGCAGGCAATTAGGTATGCTCAGCCGTAATAAGCAATTGGACTTTAATACAGTTAGCAAAATTGCGGAACAACATGTCGTTGATGCAGGGGCTTATACTGCCTGGACTAATGGGGAACTTGTATTAAATGATGTAACTATGGAAGAAGCAGCTATCCGTATTTCGCGCTGGTTCAACGTGAAAATAATTTTTAAAAATCCCGGGTTAAAAAAATGCCGCCTGGTAGCAACCTTTCCGGGTAATGTGAAATTTACCCAGGTGATGAGTATAATCAGCAGGCTTAACAATTTCACCTACCAGGTAACAGATAAGAATGTATACCTATCCGGTAACGGCTGTAAATGA